Proteins encoded in a region of the Cytobacillus pseudoceanisediminis genome:
- a CDS encoding nucleobase:cation symporter-2 family protein, with the protein MNQNPLKIASLGIQHVLAMYAGAVIVPLIVGGALGLTGEQLTYLVSIDIFMCGIATLLQVWRSKFFGIGLPVVLGCTFTAVGPMIAIGGQYGIPAIYGSILVSGIFVVAVSKYFGKLVKFFPPVVTGSVVTIIGITLIPVAMNNMAGGEGSPDFGSLTNIALAFGTLLFIIVLFRFFKGFVRAIAILLGLAAGTITAFFMGMVDFSAVGEASWFHMPSPFYFGMPTFEVTAILTMILVAMVSLVESTGVYFALGDICEEKLEEKDLSNGYRAEGLAIILGAVFNAFPYTTYSQNVGLLQMSGVKTKNVIYTAGAFLVLLGLVPKIGALTTIIPTPVLGGAMVAMFGMVVAYGIKMLSKVEFSSQENLLIIACSVGMGLGVTAVPELFAQMPSSVRILTDNGIVAGSVTAILLNIVFNVAKGKKQFSLHLLRSRRLHNSSLRQSQ; encoded by the coding sequence ATGAATCAGAATCCGCTTAAAATTGCTTCATTGGGAATTCAGCATGTCCTTGCCATGTATGCAGGCGCGGTAATTGTACCATTGATTGTAGGAGGTGCACTTGGCTTAACAGGGGAACAGCTTACTTATCTTGTTTCCATTGATATTTTTATGTGCGGAATTGCAACACTCCTTCAAGTATGGCGCAGTAAATTTTTTGGGATTGGCCTTCCTGTAGTTCTGGGCTGCACATTTACGGCCGTTGGACCGATGATTGCGATCGGAGGGCAGTATGGAATACCTGCTATCTATGGTTCTATTCTGGTTTCTGGTATTTTCGTTGTAGCTGTTTCAAAGTATTTTGGAAAACTGGTTAAATTTTTTCCGCCTGTTGTAACAGGGTCTGTAGTTACCATTATAGGGATTACGTTAATTCCTGTAGCAATGAATAATATGGCTGGAGGTGAGGGAAGCCCTGACTTTGGTTCCCTGACAAATATAGCATTGGCTTTTGGCACTTTGCTGTTCATCATAGTACTTTTCCGATTCTTTAAAGGCTTTGTTCGAGCGATTGCCATTTTGCTGGGGCTGGCTGCTGGCACCATTACTGCGTTTTTTATGGGCATGGTAGATTTCTCCGCTGTTGGGGAAGCTTCCTGGTTTCATATGCCATCCCCTTTCTATTTCGGCATGCCGACATTTGAGGTGACAGCGATCCTCACAATGATACTCGTAGCAATGGTCAGTTTAGTTGAATCTACGGGCGTATACTTTGCCCTTGGTGATATCTGTGAAGAAAAATTGGAAGAGAAAGATCTGTCAAATGGCTATCGTGCCGAAGGACTTGCGATTATCCTTGGTGCTGTCTTTAATGCTTTTCCTTATACAACATATTCGCAAAACGTCGGACTTCTTCAGATGTCAGGCGTTAAAACAAAAAATGTCATATATACAGCAGGGGCTTTTCTTGTACTGCTTGGGCTAGTTCCGAAAATCGGCGCATTGACAACCATTATTCCTACTCCTGTTTTAGGAGGCGCAATGGTAGCTATGTTCGGTATGGTAGTCGCCTATGGAATAAAAATGCTCAGCAAGGTAGAGTTCTCCTCTCAGGAAAATTTATTAATCATTGCCTGCTCTGTCGGGATGGGATTGGGAGTAACAGCCGTTCCTGAACTATTCGCGCAAATGCCTTCCAGTGTGCGTATCCTGACTGATAACGGTATAGTGGCTGGCAGTGTGACAGCAATTCTTTTAAATATCGTATTCAATGTTGCTAAAGGAAAAAAGCAGTTCAGCCTGCATCTTTTGCGGAGCAGAAGGCTTCATAATTCTTCTTTGCGGCAATCACAATAA
- a CDS encoding isoprenylcysteine carboxyl methyltransferase family protein, with the protein MLFKLFIAVIILQRAAELAVARNNEKWMKGRGALEFGQRHYPWIVAVHVSFFICFLIEVTIFEKDLSPFWPILLILFFLTQAGRVWALFSLGKYWNTKIIVMPGAKVVRRGPYRFIKHPNYVIVAAEFLVIPLMFQAYITAAVFTLLNIMVLSVRIPAEEKALKELTGYEEAFLRLRPGMNRDIKKV; encoded by the coding sequence ATGCTGTTCAAACTATTTATTGCCGTCATCATTTTGCAGAGGGCAGCAGAGCTTGCTGTAGCCCGAAATAATGAAAAGTGGATGAAAGGCCGGGGCGCACTGGAATTTGGTCAGCGGCACTATCCCTGGATCGTTGCGGTTCACGTTTCTTTTTTCATTTGCTTTCTGATTGAAGTAACCATCTTTGAAAAAGACCTGTCCCCTTTTTGGCCCATTCTTCTGATTCTTTTCTTTCTTACCCAGGCAGGAAGAGTATGGGCACTCTTCTCTTTAGGGAAATACTGGAATACCAAAATCATAGTCATGCCGGGGGCAAAGGTCGTCAGAAGGGGGCCATACCGTTTTATAAAGCATCCCAATTATGTAATTGTAGCTGCTGAATTTCTCGTAATACCTTTAATGTTCCAGGCTTATATCACTGCGGCTGTATTTACCCTGCTAAACATAATGGTACTTTCGGTCAGGATACCAGCCGAAGAAAAAGCACTGAAAGAATTGACAGGATACGAAGAAGCTTTTTTACGATTAAGACCTGGCATGAATAGAGATATTAAAAAAGTTTGA
- a CDS encoding DMT family transporter has protein sequence MQSASDIRLFAGTGILSIVFFNYCYFTAMNQISISMAVVLLYTAPAFVTVLSYLFLKEGINLGKIAAVAGTILGCILIAGVTAGSRDITLLGIMTGLGSGFGYALYTIFGKFALRKYHPYTVTLYTFLIASVFLIPVTRLWTKAEIFLNTEVLFLSIGLGFVPTVLAYFVYTWGLEKTDGSKAAVIATVEPVVAMLLGVTLYGESLGAVQIAGALLILSSVIIVNLPARRKNAGRAADSSKLEH, from the coding sequence TTGCAATCTGCCTCTGACATCAGACTTTTTGCAGGAACCGGAATACTGAGCATCGTCTTTTTTAATTATTGTTATTTCACAGCAATGAACCAAATCAGCATATCAATGGCTGTCGTTCTGCTTTACACAGCTCCAGCATTTGTTACTGTATTATCTTACCTGTTTTTAAAGGAAGGAATAAATCTTGGAAAGATTGCAGCTGTGGCAGGCACAATTTTAGGCTGCATTCTAATTGCCGGAGTAACAGCAGGCAGCCGTGATATCACTTTGCTTGGAATTATGACGGGATTGGGTTCTGGGTTTGGCTATGCACTGTATACGATATTCGGAAAATTTGCATTAAGAAAATATCATCCGTATACAGTTACGCTTTATACATTCCTGATTGCATCGGTATTTCTAATCCCGGTAACCAGACTGTGGACAAAAGCTGAAATCTTTCTAAACACTGAAGTTTTGTTTCTTAGTATTGGTCTTGGATTTGTACCTACGGTTCTCGCCTATTTTGTATATACATGGGGACTGGAAAAAACGGATGGAAGCAAAGCAGCTGTTATTGCTACAGTTGAACCTGTCGTGGCCATGCTTCTAGGAGTCACACTTTACGGGGAAAGTCTCGGTGCAGTCCAGATTGCTGGTGCTTTGCTGATACTCAGTTCTGTAATTATTGTGAATTTGCCTGCAAGAAGGAAAAATGCAGGAAGGGCGGCTGACTCAAGCAAGCTTGAACACTAA
- a CDS encoding cytochrome c oxidase subunit 2A, with amino-acid sequence MAKTELSRKTKTEIEDSSSLKGTLASVFLLGFFLIITWAGVYSLFISRF; translated from the coding sequence ATGGCGAAAACAGAACTCAGCCGAAAAACAAAAACTGAAATAGAGGATAGCTCTTCCTTAAAGGGAACGCTAGCTTCCGTTTTCTTATTAGGATTCTTCCTGATCATTACATGGGCAGGTGTTTATTCATTATTTATCAGCCGCTTTTAG
- a CDS encoding xanthine phosphoribosyltransferase: protein MDMLIEKIKSEGIVLSPTVLKVDSFLNHQIDPQLMHEVGKEFADRFSRSGITKILTIESSGIAPAVMAGLHLNAPVVFARKRKSLTLVNDLITASVYSFTKEETSEISVSKKYLSEKDNVLIIDDFLANGQAALGLADIVKKAGSGIAGIGIVIEKGFQNGGQLLREKGFRVESLAIIDSLENGMISFDNTAKNMEEMIR, encoded by the coding sequence ATGGATATGCTTATTGAAAAAATAAAGAGCGAAGGGATTGTTTTATCTCCGACAGTTTTAAAGGTGGATTCTTTTCTGAACCACCAAATAGATCCTCAGCTAATGCATGAAGTCGGCAAAGAATTTGCAGATAGATTCTCCAGAAGCGGGATTACAAAAATATTGACTATCGAATCTTCGGGGATTGCGCCAGCTGTAATGGCTGGGCTCCATCTGAATGCTCCAGTTGTATTCGCTAGAAAAAGAAAATCTCTCACTCTGGTAAATGACCTGATTACAGCCTCTGTCTATTCTTTTACTAAGGAAGAAACAAGTGAAATCTCTGTTTCAAAGAAATATCTATCAGAAAAAGATAATGTCCTTATAATCGATGATTTTCTGGCGAATGGACAGGCAGCACTAGGTCTTGCGGATATAGTAAAAAAAGCGGGATCAGGAATTGCAGGGATTGGAATCGTTATTGAAAAAGGCTTTCAAAATGGCGGACAGCTGCTGAGGGAAAAGGGATTCCGGGTCGAGTCCTTAGCTATTATTGACTCACTTGAAAACGGCATGATCAGCTTTGATAATACAGCAAAGAATATGGAGGAAATGATACGATGA
- a CDS encoding cytochrome c oxidase subunit II, which translates to MHMHKFEKAWLTFGIGSLLVFLTVLGVSAFYLGNQPPSCLATIDPEKVDTTAPFNEPGLKKVEGKDWDYELVYVASAFSYSPAEVEVPYGAKVKIIATTKDVVHGFEVAGSNINMMLEPGYISEHITTFDKTGEYLIVCNEYCGVGHHMMSSKIKVVE; encoded by the coding sequence ATGCATATGCATAAATTTGAAAAGGCCTGGCTCACTTTTGGAATCGGATCGCTGCTTGTTTTTCTAACAGTCTTGGGAGTCAGCGCATTTTACCTGGGCAATCAGCCCCCAAGCTGTTTGGCAACAATCGACCCTGAAAAGGTCGATACTACCGCTCCATTTAATGAGCCAGGACTGAAAAAGGTAGAAGGGAAAGATTGGGATTACGAATTGGTATACGTAGCATCTGCGTTTTCCTATAGCCCAGCTGAAGTGGAGGTTCCATATGGTGCTAAAGTGAAAATTATCGCAACAACCAAAGACGTTGTCCACGGTTTCGAAGTTGCAGGATCAAATATCAACATGATGCTAGAACCCGGCTATATCAGTGAACACATTACAACATTTGATAAAACTGGAGAATACTTAATTGTATGTAATGAATATTGCGGTGTTGGTCACCACATGATGTCGTCTAAAATTAAGGTGGTGGAATAA
- a CDS encoding carboxypeptidase M32: MAESLKQTEQQFLDYVKKMTAYNEAIGLMYWDMRTGAPKQGLEQRSEVIGMISSEVFKMSTSEEMAAYIAKLSGQENLTEVTLKTLEECKKDYDRNKKIPAEEYTEYVILQSKAESIWEDAKASSDFEMFQPYLEKLVEMNKRFISYWGYEGNKYNTLLDMYEPGVTVETLDQVFGQLREKIVPLVHQISESQNKPDTSFLFEHFAKDKQRDFSLKVLEQMGYNFKAGRLDETVHPFATGLNPGDVRVTTKYDETDFRTAVFGTIHEGGHALYEQNISSDLVGTPLCSGTSMGIHESQSLFYENFVGRHFSFWKRNYDLLKEYASGQFDDVPIDAFYRAINESKPSLIRIEADELTYPLHIIIRYEIEKGLFNDEIEVKDLPAIWNEKYEQYLGVKPENDGAGILQDVHWAGGSFGYFPSYALGYMYAAQLKNSMLKDLPNYDELLEEGNLLPIKEWFTQNVHQFGKMKKPLEILNDVTGEGLNAQHLIDYLYDKYGKVYQLK; the protein is encoded by the coding sequence ATGGCAGAATCATTAAAACAGACAGAACAGCAATTCCTTGATTATGTCAAAAAAATGACGGCATATAATGAAGCCATCGGGCTGATGTATTGGGATATGCGGACAGGGGCACCCAAGCAGGGTCTGGAACAGCGTTCCGAAGTGATTGGAATGATCTCTTCAGAAGTATTCAAAATGTCAACATCTGAGGAAATGGCTGCATACATAGCAAAACTTTCAGGTCAGGAAAATCTTACTGAAGTGACATTGAAAACTCTTGAAGAATGCAAAAAGGATTATGATCGGAATAAAAAAATTCCTGCGGAGGAATATACGGAGTATGTCATCCTGCAATCCAAAGCTGAAAGCATTTGGGAAGATGCAAAAGCAAGCTCAGATTTCGAGATGTTCCAGCCATATTTGGAAAAGCTTGTTGAAATGAATAAACGATTCATTTCTTATTGGGGATATGAAGGTAACAAATATAATACTCTGCTGGATATGTATGAACCTGGTGTTACCGTTGAAACACTTGATCAGGTTTTTGGGCAGCTTAGGGAGAAAATTGTCCCTCTGGTTCACCAAATTTCCGAATCACAGAATAAACCGGACACCAGCTTTTTATTTGAACACTTTGCCAAGGACAAACAGCGGGATTTCAGCCTTAAAGTTCTTGAACAAATGGGTTATAACTTTAAAGCAGGACGACTGGATGAGACTGTTCATCCTTTTGCGACCGGTTTAAACCCTGGTGATGTCCGGGTGACAACCAAATATGATGAAACAGATTTCCGAACTGCCGTATTTGGCACGATTCATGAAGGCGGGCATGCTCTGTATGAACAAAATATTTCTTCTGATCTTGTGGGCACCCCGCTATGCTCTGGAACATCCATGGGAATTCATGAATCACAGTCATTATTTTATGAAAACTTTGTTGGAAGACATTTTTCTTTCTGGAAAAGGAATTATGACCTTCTTAAAGAATATGCCAGCGGTCAATTTGATGATGTGCCAATAGATGCTTTTTATCGTGCCATTAATGAATCAAAGCCTTCTTTAATCCGTATTGAAGCAGACGAATTAACATATCCTCTTCATATCATCATCCGATATGAAATTGAAAAGGGCTTGTTCAATGATGAAATCGAAGTTAAAGACCTTCCTGCAATCTGGAATGAAAAATATGAACAATACTTGGGAGTAAAGCCTGAAAATGACGGAGCAGGCATTCTGCAGGATGTTCATTGGGCTGGAGGAAGCTTCGGTTATTTCCCTTCATACGCTTTAGGATATATGTACGCAGCACAGCTTAAAAACAGCATGTTAAAGGATTTGCCAAACTATGATGAATTACTTGAAGAGGGCAATTTGCTGCCAATCAAAGAGTGGTTTACCCAAAATGTGCACCAGTTCGGCAAAATGAAAAAACCGCTTGAAATCTTAAATGACGTAACTGGAGAAGGACTGAATGCCCAGCATTTAATTGATTATCTATATGATAAGTACGGTAAGGTCTATCAGTTGAAATAG